In Ochotona princeps isolate mOchPri1 chromosome 33, mOchPri1.hap1, whole genome shotgun sequence, one DNA window encodes the following:
- the BST2 gene encoding bone marrow stromal antigen 2 — protein MAPAFYHSWPESVDMKEEKEAFWGRRVPLLWVLAMLLLVILLGITVGIFASRANSEACLEGLRAEQRCRNATRFLEHQLSGIQHRLLASENQASTCNHTVVSLTKSLEARKAETLSQQMQIQELQGETETLKKKLQDALMEVDQLRWGTPTLTPRSLALKPLAALVPSTLGPAREGLVPQSHHSMGRGGLAAALS, from the exons ATGGCACCCGCGTTTTACCACTCGTGGCCCGAGTCCGTGGAcatgaaggaggagaaggaggcgtTCTGGGGCCGGCGGGTGCCGCTGCTGTGGGTGCTGGCCATGCTGCTGCTGGTCATCTTGCTGGGCATAACTGTGGGCATCTTCGCCAGCAGGGCCAACAGCGAAGCGTGCCTGGAAGGGCTCCGAGCAGAGCAGCGGTGTCGCAATGCCACCCGCTTCCTGGAGCACCAGCTCAGCGGGATCCAGCACAGGCTGCTGGCCTCGGAGAACCAGGCCAGCACCTGTAACCACACTGTG GTGAGCTTGACCAAATCCCTGGAAGCAAGGAAGGCCGAAACTCTGAGCCAGCAAATGCAGATACAGGAACTTCAAG GAGAGACCGAGACATTGAAGAAGAAGCTACAAGATGCTCTGATGGAGGTGGATCAACTAAGGTGGGGTACCCCCACACTAACCCCAAGATCCCTAGCCCTCAAACCCCTAGCTGCTTTGGTGCCCTCTACCCTGGGGCCAGCGAGAGAAGGCCTGGTCCCACAGTCACACCATTCCATGGGCAGAGggggcctggctgctgccttgtCTTGA
- the CCDC194 gene encoding coiled-coil domain-containing protein 194, whose product MAEPGPEPGRAWRLLALCGAAVFLAAAAAGGALVAWNLAASAARGAPCPEPEVHNATVPPPTPPRVPEAEVRELQRRLAEAAQRAESLSAQLVQAERGRRGLQQALKACENQQDRLQSQLTTLKMEMDEAKAQGTQMGVENGALAEALARWEAAATESAQLLEEAQRQVGTAVAQSEACAAREVTLRERVHFLEVQLGGPQRKGPRPGTRSRTRVRPGSRSRSRTRPCRRPLHLVSASEPPTGW is encoded by the exons ATGGCCGAGCCAGGGCCAGAGCCCGGGCGCGCATGGCGGCTGCTCGCCCTGTGCGGGGCAGCCGTGTTCCTGGCGGCGGCCGCGGCCGGGGGAGCGCTGGTGGCCTGGAACCTGGCCGCCTCGGCCGCCCGGGGGGCTCCTTGCCCCGAACCAGAGGTGCACAACGCCACGGTGCCGCCGCCGACGCCGCCCAGGGTGCCCGAGGCCGAGGTGCGGGAGCTGCAGCGCAGGCTGGCCGAGGCGGCCCAGCGCGCAGAGAGCCTGAGCGCACAGCTGGTGCAGGCGGAGCGCGGCCGTCGGGGGCTGCAGCAGGCTCTGAAGGCCTGCGAGAACCAGCAG GACCGGCTCCAGTCCCAACTCACTACCCTCAAGATGGAGATGGATGAGGCTAAGGCGCAAGGCACCCAGATGGGGGTCGAGAACGGGGCGCTGGCAG AAGCCCTGGCGCGCTGGGAGGCGGCGGCCACTGAGTCGGCTCAGCTGCTGGAGGAGGCGCAGCGGCAAGTGGGCACCGCTGTGGCCCAGAGCGAAGCCTGCGCGGCCCGGGAGGTGACGCTGCGGGAGCGCGT tcaCTTCCTGGAAGTCCAGCTCGGTGGTCCCCAGCGCAAAGGCCCGCGCCCTGGAACGCGCTCCAGGACCCGGGTCCGTCCTGGCTCGCGCTCTCGCTCTAGGACTCGACCCTGCCGACGCCCCTTGCACCTGGTCAGCGCGAGTGAGCCCCCCACAGGATGGTAA